One segment of Cyprinus carpio isolate SPL01 chromosome A17, ASM1834038v1, whole genome shotgun sequence DNA contains the following:
- the LOC109107680 gene encoding kanadaptin-like isoform X1 has product MMESECSGHIEHNHTEMETERSSDPENGQTGDIKQDISSTNENTDAPFKKPDIFVAPSLTAKKSGGLNSTKKLTEEISGSISENKDTDRVTKHQQLSAKPTDTLTDPCDHPSSEKSEAQKVHPKPKDIRPKIPARLPPAGKFPPLPYTEPPWGSVPDIRYSFELLKNGAILDMVPLTQRSYFVVGRLPVCDVSLEHPSISRYHAVVQYRGTAGQDEVVGEEKGFYAYDLGSTHGTFVNKNKIPPKTYIRIRVGHVLKFGGSTRLFILQGPEFDEEAESELTVTELRERARKQREELEKRMMGDGTDEEEEKEDSEASAPRRSSSEDTGCSWGMAEEEVPEEDENEENPFATEFQEDQEAAYLKDPKKALQGFYDREGEELEFEYEEKGHGTWLCRIKLPVDDSLGRQLAAEVTHTGKKKEAAIQCCLEACRILEARGLLRQEAVSRKRKKKNWEDEDFYDSDDDTFLDRTGAVEKKRTERMKKAGKIQERPDTYESLLAKLAEVEKELSETEKRLSSSGKGASSSSTEDPLDAFMSAVRSEAALDGVERKKLHLHVAELKKEGQRLRKLADLAKPTQLPSLQASSSQDTEKPKKLSLPLFGAMKGGSKFKLKTGTIGTLPPKRTNLPPELFNMKEMPPGGEEEKEEEEEEEEEEEEEEKNKKTEDVVTDGDMEVVQSVETTSSEHSSADRAETRTHRPNAKGDHEDQPAKIVASREKQKYKSPHLQDKSASPPEGRIRYSVYGFTYCNFFER; this is encoded by the exons ATGATGGAGTCTGAATGCAGCGGACATATAGAACATAATCACACTGAAATGGAAACAGAGAGGAGCTCGGACCCTGAGAACGGTCAAACCGGTGATATTAAACAGGACATCTCCAGCACTAATGAAAACACCGATGCTCCTTTTAAGAAACCGGATATTTTTGTTGCTCCATCTCTCACTGCGAAGAAATCAGGAGGGTTAAACTCAACCAAGAAACTCACAGAGGAAATAAGCGGCAGCATATCAGAGAATAAAGACACGGATCGTGTTACTAAACACCAGCAACTATCTGCAAAACCCACAGACACTCTGACAGACCCGTGCGATCATCCATCATCCGAGAAATCAGAGGCACAGAAGGTCCACCCCAAACCAAAAGACATCCGACCTAAGATCCCTGCCAGACTGCCCCCGGCGGGTAAGTTTCCTCCGCTCCCGTACACCGAGCCCCCGTGGGGATCTGTTCCTGACATCCGCTACTCGTTTGAGCTGCTGAAAAACGGGGCTATCCTAGATATGGTCCCGCTGACCCAGAGAAGTTACTTTGTGGTGGGTCGATTGCCCGTGTGTGATGTGTCTCTGGAGCATCCGTCCATCTCCCGCTATCACGCCGTGGTGCAGTACCGGGGCACAGCTGGGCAGGACGAAGTCGTAGGAGAGGAGAAGGGCTTCTATGCCTATGATCTGGGCAGCACTCATGGCACTTTTGTGAATAAGAACAAAATACCACCTAAAACTTACATAAGGATACGAGTGGGACATGTTCTGAAGTTTGGAGGAAGCACGAGACTCTTTATTTTGCAG GGTCCAGAGTTTGACGAAGAAGCGGAATCTGAACTGACGGTGACAGAGCTCAGAGAGCGTGCTAGAAAGCAGAGAGAAGAGCTGGAGAAGAGGATGATGGGTGATGGCACAGatgaggaagaagagaaagaggaCAGTGAAGCCAGTGCTCCGAGGAGAAGCTCCTCAGAAGATACTGGCTGCTCTTGGGGAATGG ctgaagaGGAAGTGCCAGAAGAGGATGAGAATGAGGAGAATCCGTTTGCCACAGAATTTCAGGAGGATCAGGAAGCAGCATACTTAAAAGATCCTAAAAAGGCATTACAGGGCTTTTATGACAGAGAAG gagAAGAACTAGAGTTTGAGTATGAAGAAAAAGGCCATGGTACCTGGCTCTGCAGAATTAA GTTGCCGGTGGATGATTCTTTGGGCAGGCAGCTGGCGGCTGAAGTGACCCACACAGGGAAAAAGAAAGAAGCGGCCATCCAGTGCTGCTTAGAGGCCTGCCGCATCCTGGAGGCCCGTGGTCTTCTGAGACAGGAGGCAG tGTCCCGCAAACGCAAGAAGAAGAACTGGGAAGATGAAGATTTTTATGACAGTGATGATGACACGTTCCTTGACCGGACAGGTGCAGTGGAGAAGAAGCGGACTGAACGCATGAAGAAGGCTGGAAAGATTCAGGAGCGTCCTGATACATATGAATCACTG CTAGCCAAACTGGCTGAGGTGGAAAAAGAGCTGAGTGAGACTGAGAAAAGGCTCAGTTCTTCTGGGAAAG GAGCCTCCAGTTCTTCCACAGAGGACCCTCTGGATGCTTTCATGAGCGCCGTACGGAGCGAGGCCGCGCTGGATGGGGTGGAGAGAAAGAAGCTACATTTACATGTAGCCGAGTTGAAGAAGGAAGGTCAGAGACTGCGTAAGCTAGCAGACCTGGCCAAACCCACCCAGCTGCCCTCATTACAGGCCAGCAG TAGTCAGGACACTGAGAAACCTAAGAAGTTATCTCTGCCTTTGTTTGGAGCCATGAAAGGAGGGAGTAAATTCAAACTGAAGACTGGAACTATAGGA ACGTTACCCCCAAAGCGAACCAATCTGCCTCCTGAGCTCTTCAACATGAAAGAAATGCCCCCTGGTGGtgaggaagagaaagaagaagaagaagaagaagaggaggaggaggaggaggaggaaaaaaacaagaaaacagagGATGTGGTCACAGATGGTGATATGGAGGTTGTTCAGTCTGTAGAGACGACCAGCTCAGAACACTCCAGTGCAGACAGAGCTGAAACTCGGACACACCGCCCTAACG CAAAAGGAGACCACGAGGACCAGCCTGCTAAGATAGTTGCATCTCGcgaaaaacagaaatacaagtCTCCCCATCTTCAAGACAAAAGTGCCTCTCCTCCAGAAGGTAGAATCAGATATTCTGTTTATGGTTTCACGTATTGTAATTTCTTTGAAAGGTGA
- the LOC109107680 gene encoding kanadaptin-like isoform X2, translating into MMESECSGHIEHNHTEMETERSSDPENGQTGDIKQDISSTNENTDAPFKKPDIFVAPSLTAKKSGGLNSTKKLTEEISGSISENKDTDRVTKHQQLSAKPTDTLTDPCDHPSSEKSEAQKVHPKPKDIRPKIPARLPPAGKFPPLPYTEPPWGSVPDIRYSFELLKNGAILDMVPLTQRSYFVVGRLPVCDVSLEHPSISRYHAVVQYRGTAGQDEVVGEEKGFYAYDLGSTHGTFVNKNKIPPKTYIRIRVGHVLKFGGSTRLFILQGPEFDEEAESELTVTELRERARKQREELEKRMMGDGTDEEEEKEDSEASAPRRSSSEDTGCSWGMAEEEVPEEDENEENPFATEFQEDQEAAYLKDPKKALQGFYDREGEELEFEYEEKGHGTWLCRIKLPVDDSLGRQLAAEVTHTGKKKEAAIQCCLEACRILEARGLLRQEAVSRKRKKKNWEDEDFYDSDDDTFLDRTGAVEKKRTERMKKAGKIQERPDTYESLLAKLAEVEKELSETEKRLSSSGKGASSSSTEDPLDAFMSAVRSEAALDGVERKKLHLHVAELKKEGQRLRKLADLAKPTQLPSLQASSQDTEKPKKLSLPLFGAMKGGSKFKLKTGTIGTLPPKRTNLPPELFNMKEMPPGGEEEKEEEEEEEEEEEEEEKNKKTEDVVTDGDMEVVQSVETTSSEHSSADRAETRTHRPNAKGDHEDQPAKIVASREKQKYKSPHLQDKSASPPEGRIRYSVYGFTYCNFFER; encoded by the exons ATGATGGAGTCTGAATGCAGCGGACATATAGAACATAATCACACTGAAATGGAAACAGAGAGGAGCTCGGACCCTGAGAACGGTCAAACCGGTGATATTAAACAGGACATCTCCAGCACTAATGAAAACACCGATGCTCCTTTTAAGAAACCGGATATTTTTGTTGCTCCATCTCTCACTGCGAAGAAATCAGGAGGGTTAAACTCAACCAAGAAACTCACAGAGGAAATAAGCGGCAGCATATCAGAGAATAAAGACACGGATCGTGTTACTAAACACCAGCAACTATCTGCAAAACCCACAGACACTCTGACAGACCCGTGCGATCATCCATCATCCGAGAAATCAGAGGCACAGAAGGTCCACCCCAAACCAAAAGACATCCGACCTAAGATCCCTGCCAGACTGCCCCCGGCGGGTAAGTTTCCTCCGCTCCCGTACACCGAGCCCCCGTGGGGATCTGTTCCTGACATCCGCTACTCGTTTGAGCTGCTGAAAAACGGGGCTATCCTAGATATGGTCCCGCTGACCCAGAGAAGTTACTTTGTGGTGGGTCGATTGCCCGTGTGTGATGTGTCTCTGGAGCATCCGTCCATCTCCCGCTATCACGCCGTGGTGCAGTACCGGGGCACAGCTGGGCAGGACGAAGTCGTAGGAGAGGAGAAGGGCTTCTATGCCTATGATCTGGGCAGCACTCATGGCACTTTTGTGAATAAGAACAAAATACCACCTAAAACTTACATAAGGATACGAGTGGGACATGTTCTGAAGTTTGGAGGAAGCACGAGACTCTTTATTTTGCAG GGTCCAGAGTTTGACGAAGAAGCGGAATCTGAACTGACGGTGACAGAGCTCAGAGAGCGTGCTAGAAAGCAGAGAGAAGAGCTGGAGAAGAGGATGATGGGTGATGGCACAGatgaggaagaagagaaagaggaCAGTGAAGCCAGTGCTCCGAGGAGAAGCTCCTCAGAAGATACTGGCTGCTCTTGGGGAATGG ctgaagaGGAAGTGCCAGAAGAGGATGAGAATGAGGAGAATCCGTTTGCCACAGAATTTCAGGAGGATCAGGAAGCAGCATACTTAAAAGATCCTAAAAAGGCATTACAGGGCTTTTATGACAGAGAAG gagAAGAACTAGAGTTTGAGTATGAAGAAAAAGGCCATGGTACCTGGCTCTGCAGAATTAA GTTGCCGGTGGATGATTCTTTGGGCAGGCAGCTGGCGGCTGAAGTGACCCACACAGGGAAAAAGAAAGAAGCGGCCATCCAGTGCTGCTTAGAGGCCTGCCGCATCCTGGAGGCCCGTGGTCTTCTGAGACAGGAGGCAG tGTCCCGCAAACGCAAGAAGAAGAACTGGGAAGATGAAGATTTTTATGACAGTGATGATGACACGTTCCTTGACCGGACAGGTGCAGTGGAGAAGAAGCGGACTGAACGCATGAAGAAGGCTGGAAAGATTCAGGAGCGTCCTGATACATATGAATCACTG CTAGCCAAACTGGCTGAGGTGGAAAAAGAGCTGAGTGAGACTGAGAAAAGGCTCAGTTCTTCTGGGAAAG GAGCCTCCAGTTCTTCCACAGAGGACCCTCTGGATGCTTTCATGAGCGCCGTACGGAGCGAGGCCGCGCTGGATGGGGTGGAGAGAAAGAAGCTACATTTACATGTAGCCGAGTTGAAGAAGGAAGGTCAGAGACTGCGTAAGCTAGCAGACCTGGCCAAACCCACCCAGCTGCCCTCATTACAGGCCAGCAG TCAGGACACTGAGAAACCTAAGAAGTTATCTCTGCCTTTGTTTGGAGCCATGAAAGGAGGGAGTAAATTCAAACTGAAGACTGGAACTATAGGA ACGTTACCCCCAAAGCGAACCAATCTGCCTCCTGAGCTCTTCAACATGAAAGAAATGCCCCCTGGTGGtgaggaagagaaagaagaagaagaagaagaagaggaggaggaggaggaggaggaaaaaaacaagaaaacagagGATGTGGTCACAGATGGTGATATGGAGGTTGTTCAGTCTGTAGAGACGACCAGCTCAGAACACTCCAGTGCAGACAGAGCTGAAACTCGGACACACCGCCCTAACG CAAAAGGAGACCACGAGGACCAGCCTGCTAAGATAGTTGCATCTCGcgaaaaacagaaatacaagtCTCCCCATCTTCAAGACAAAAGTGCCTCTCCTCCAGAAGGTAGAATCAGATATTCTGTTTATGGTTTCACGTATTGTAATTTCTTTGAAAGGTGA
- the LOC109076589 gene encoding STAGA complex 65 subunit gamma-like translates to MMRYWGELPVASAPSGRSSFDLLQREFRQVEMQDPPLHQPSAQRPRPTTMLDIPSEPCSLTIHTVQLSQHARRLRGLIAAAPQGQQPLSTLSDAQSVLKPEDGDALPPRPATPTVPDDLLPLDSKAPRQPFQLRHSDPESDFYKGKGEPVTELSWPSCRQLLYQSVATVLAHIGFESANESVLETLTDLAHEHYLRITKLLRVAVDREACQGSTPFPDVVEQVFHEVGIGSVLALQSFWQTRIKDYHSYMLQVSKELSEEYERLVNPEKALEDSKPLKVKDEPVSDTAFLLSEEPEADLASGDQALPIGVLGTSNERLAGGLEEGHSPHTSGAAGNTSPLWHLAQVKMEPQDSEEGQVSGHGVLGSNVFEEGPMSTMSEAGIPPSPGGSDGSYMSHSPDSLMGTSPFTQRPKKRMRKV, encoded by the exons ATGATGCGTTATTGGGGCGAGCTCCCAGTGGCTTCGGCTCCCTCGGGccgcagttcttttgacctcctGCAGCGCGAGTTCCGCCAGGTGGAGATGCAAGACCCTCCCCTGCACCAACCTTCTGCACAGCGTCCACGTCCTACCACCATGCTGGATATCCCCTCTGAGCCCTGCAGCCTCACAATCCATACTGTGCAGCTGAGCCAGCATGCTCGTCGTCTCCGGGGTCTCATTGCTGCTGCCCCGCAAGGCCAGCAACCCCTGTCCACATTATCAGATGCTCAGAGTGTCTTGAAACCCGAGGATGGGGATGCTCTGCCTCCCCGGCCTGCCACACCCACTGTACCTGATGATCTGCTTCCGCTAGATAGTAAAGCCCCTCGACAGCCATTCCAACTACGTCATAGTGACCCAGAGAGTGACTTCTACAA AGGTAAAGGTGAGCCAGTCACTGAGTTGAGCTGGCCATCCTGCCGTCAGCTTCTGTACCAGTCGGTCGCCACAGTGCTTGCTCACATTGGATTTGAGTCGGCGAATGAGAGCGTGCTGGAGACTCTGACTGACCTGGCCCATGAACATTACCTGCGGATCACCAAGTTGCTGCGCGTGGCTGTTGACAGGGAGGCCTGCCAGGGCTCTACACCCTTCCCTGATGTAGTGGAACAGGTATTCCATGAGGTGGGCATTGGCAGCGTCCTGGCTCTCCAGAGCTTCTGGCAGACCCGCATTAAAGATTACCACAGCTACATGCTGCAG GTCAGTAAGGAGCTCTCAGAAGAGTATGAGAGACTTGTGAATCCAGAAAAGGCTTTGGAGGATTCCAAACCCTTGAAGGTTAAAGATGAGCCAGTGAGTGACACTGCGTTCCTTTTAAGCGAGGAGCCGGAAGCAGATCTGGCCTCAGGTGACCAGGCCCTTCCCATCGGTGTTCTGGGCACATCCAATGAAAGACTGGCAGGAGGACTGGAGGAGGGACATTCCCCTCACACATCAG GAGCAGCAGGCAACACCTCTCCTTTGTGGCATTTAGCCCAGGTGAAGATGGAACCTCAGGACAGTGAAGAGGGCCAGGTATCAGGTCATGGGGTTCTGGGCAGCAACGTCTTTGAAGAGGGCCCCATGTCCACCATGAGTGAGGCTGGCATCCCTCCATCTCCTGGCGGTTCAGATGGAAGTTACATGTCCCATTCACCAGATTCTCTCATGGGCACATCCCCTTTCACTCAGCGGCCAAAGAAACGGATGAGAAAAGTATAG